cataaaaatccgcagtctattaataacatgcatatttattagGCTCtgtcacgagtcagacacgatattgtcaGTCAAGGGGTTAAGAGAACAGTTGAATTGAGACCTGTAGCTCCTTTGAGACTTTTGTTCGTCGCGATCAGTAGTATAGGATGCAATAAAAACCAATTTTCACCTTCGGATTCAATGTTACGGACAATTTTCCGGTCCATTTTTGTAACAAATCTCCATCTGTCTAAAggtcgcgacatataattttcaaacacCCTGTACAGCGTTGCTGAACACGTGTGTCCAAGTATTGACGCTCCATCGAAAGCTAAAAAAAGGTTCAACCTTCACACAAAACTTGATTGTTTGAGAAGCAAAAGATAATTGTCTAGCCGGTTGGAAGAGGTGGCGGGTTAATGGGGAAACATTGGCATCGACGATCTCGAATTTATACTGATCTGGGCCACTGACTGACCGGTTGGCACAGGCACAACACGACCAGCCGTCGACCCTCTCCGTGAGTATGCGATCCATAAATTGATTCGGATCGTCGCTCGGCTGCCGTTGAATAATCATCGCGATGGAAATTCGCGGCGCTCCGGCCACTTGCCGTCTAGTGTCTGCAATCGAAATAGCCTCGCCGACGTCCAAACAAATAAATTATTGCCGCCGGTTCTGCGTCTTTCTCTAACCCGAACCGCGATTCGATCGCTGCTTTTAAACCCGTCGATCGATTCCCAAGTTATCTCGGCTATCGAACCTAAAATTACTCTGTTGATCCGCTCCGGCGCAAACTTCGAGGCCTTTGAGGCGCTCGGGGAATTTGTTGAATTGTTCATTTGCTCGGCGGCGAGATGAGTCGGTTGGGCTTGCCATAAGTTTGAAGGGAAAGCACGTGAGGTCTatccctttggactcgaagcaattttaattccgaaatcaagacatatcttccaacctagaagatttttattctatgtaatcttttttatactacagtgggtgtacaaggtatttgtacaccttttaaaaacgaataactttttccagATCGGTCCCAACAGCTCGGGTTTTactaaaataatgtttttttaaattctgattCGCAATTACGAAGTAAAGTTCTTTTTGAAAAAGTAGAGACTCTTAAATTTCTTATCTGTGCctgtgtaatgaaaatttagaaggtgccgttggtaggtctaagtaagttatatacatatacaaagttccatcgaaatcgatcaaagttgttatgaaatataattgattgaaaatagcaaaaattgtaaggatctgcgatttaaatgaatcgcaaaccccaaattcaaagatttttacatcttacaatgcccataaggcacaaacatttaaaaattgtcacctttatttttttccttcgcaattgcgaccaataacaatttaaaaagagattatttacaaattagctagtaaactaatccttctaacgtctcgagaaaactcaagctgttgggtccaattttgaaaaagttatttgttcttaaaaggtgtacgaatactttgtacacccactgtaatctTTCTTACACTATGcacatgaaattgaaccttTTTCCCCACGCGACATttgaatttttagcaatttataCAATCTACCAGCAGAGATGAATGATCTTCGTTCGATTGTTTGCAGACCGTTACTATCAGTATGACGTGGGCAACTCGAGAGGACACTCGTTGGCCGAGGATGGATCGATCGAGTTTTCCTTCGTGTCCGATAACGAGGAGCAAGAGCTGGAAAGGGAGCGTCGCGCTGCAGAAGACAGTCTGCTCGATACATCGAAAGCATTGCCCCAGGAACCATACACGCCGACACCGGCCTCCACGTTGCAGCAGTCGACGTCCGAACAGCCGAAACCGCAGCCACAACCTCAACAACAATCGGACCAGCAACAGACGCAGCAACAGCCaccgcagcaacaacaacagcaaccgGAAGTAGCTATCGATACTCGAAACACGCCGGCGAACGTGTCGTATTCGACGGACACCGGTGAATCGACGACTGTTTCATCCGCTCTAACGACGTCCAAGAACAAACAGGATAATACGAACGTCATCGCCCTTCGGCAATCCACTGTCAATGCTACTTCGGCGAGAGTATTGATACCGGTTAGTATCCATATAGATATTTTTAGTAGAGCacgcacgtattacaataggggccgcacaaagtccaaatatacttgactccaaataagaatgtacttgTACTGCCCAACTCGTTGCGCGTCAACCATAAAATTGTTGGCGTCAGCCAATGATCGCGTGGTCGACGAAGTACAAGTAgggggattagccaatgaacgagttccgttagattcagatgcgcagtagagtcttaaattcgtcggctagtaagtacattcttatttggagtcaagcttaaaatcaatcttgtcatttttataagggaacatgtaccagttacttttaaggctctgtaggtttagtgttaaacgtaaaaataggaaatttggaGGCGACTGCAGCCGAGATTGGTTTCTTATCTAGagctttcgactactgaaaaacctcatctTCGCAtcatcgagagatgagaaggcGCATGCCGCATTCTATAGGATAAAGAAGACTGCTGTGTTCTtcaaaagtcccatttttacgtttacgaagcgtaattagcattattcggaagcataaagctgcgcgtgtagctattttcatgaaaccccatctttgcattatcgagaaatgagaaggcgcatctcacacgcttgcaatcctggaaacgagtctacccccttaatatcTTACTACATAGTTCATGTGCCACGTGTATTTTAGGGGAAGTATGTGGAGTGTATAGTGGGAGAAGCTAACTTGTAGAAGAGGGAATCTTCGGAGTTAcgtttttttatattaattgtaattttagaTACAGGTCGGGTCAAACGGCAGGAGGTTGGTGCTCATGCCGAAGACTTGGACAAACGCGACGGAGAGAACACCGGAGGCAGGCAAAACCTCGGCGAAGGTTTCGACAGAGACAACAAGCGAGGCCGCGGACGACGATGACGAATCCGACACCAATATCGGGGACATATCGATTGAGAAATTCTCCGACCTGACGAACAAGACCCTGTTGCAGCACAACATTACGAAAATGGAGAACGACACGCACCAATATTATAACAGCAGCATGTTCAGCATCAGCGAGGCCATGGGAAAAAAGTACTGGGTGGATATGGACAATCATCCGGATCTGAAGGTCAATAATCTGCTCAGCCAGAGCCATCGCCGAGCCACAGTAAGTTCTATCTATTAAGGAGGTCTGTAGCTTGCAAGGTTTCCCTTACAAAGGTTGTCACTCATGGCCTTGAAATGACCGTGAATGTTAACCCTTAGAAGAACTTTATTTTTCATGCGACTTGGCGAACAGGCTTAGATCGGGAAGATCCGCCGCGCTTAGATCGGAGGATTTCTGTAACacaatattttgaaatattaaaaagaaataaaaaaagagaacaaaatgttacaaaacttattctaaatagTACAAAATTGGCTTTCcttttcccttgagaaaacgaaatgattcTCCGTACGACCTAATACATACGATTAACACGAAATGTGGACTAGTATTGGAGTAGTGTTAAATTGGAGTAGTATTTCTACGGTAAACATTGACACTTAGACCACGTGTTCTTTTTTCTGTGCAGACGGTCAAGCTGAAGTTCGATTTCCCGTTCTACGGGCACAAAGTGCGCAATATTACCATCGCCACCGGCGGTTTCCTGTACACCGGCGAGTACGTTCACAGCTGGCTGGCCGCCACACAGTACATCGCCCCTTTGATGGCGAATTTCGACACACGTCTGTCGAACGACAGCTTCGTCAAGTACGCTGACAACGGTGAGTGTCCGACAATGACAATAGTGATCACTGGATCTTTGTgcagaataaacattttctgcgttaatcataagtagactgcggatctttatgcaaaataaaaattgtctgcgacgattgcaagaaatagaatccAAATTGAACGTTATTTGAACAGATGAGAAATCCAtacattgacattttcaattttcaaaattttcctacaattttgaatttcatctactcaactcTCCTatcaatgcataaagatccgcagtctaatcataaggtactgaaattcaataaaaatgtatttcttaacaATGTATCGACACTTTTAAATTCCTTTTATCTATCTCGCGTTTCACGTTCCACCTACTCaaatttcgtcataaatgcgtaaaatccgcagcctagtaaTCACTGTATCGCGTTCGACGCAGGAAACCCCCATGCTCGGGACGATAAGTATAATCGACGACGTTCAATTGCAGGAACGGCGTTCACGGTTGAATGGGAGAAGGTGATTCTGCACGACAAACCGGATGCCGGTCCGTTCACCTTCCAGGTGACTCTGCATCAGAACGGCAACATCGTTTTCGTCTACTCGGTGATTCCTCTGATGGTGAAGATGATCGAGGACACGGCGCACCCCGTTAAAGTTGGCCTCAGCGACGCCTACATCATGGACAGAATAGTGTTCTGTAAGCATAATCGCACCCAGGACCAAAACCATTGCTGAGAGCCTCTTGCTTTTCTTCATCTCAGTAATGATTACTGAGTAATCCATCTTAGTAATTCATCTGAGACATCGAACTGATCCATTTTGTCTGCAGTTGTTCGCAGAAAGACGATCTACGAGTACCATCGTGTGAACTTCAACCGCCAGGACATTCGAAACTGGACGGTGATCTACCTAAGCGCGTTGCCCACTTGTCTGGAGATAGACAACTGCAAGGACTGCTTGACGAAGCTGAACGACTTCGACTGCAAATGGTGTACGTTACTGAACCAATGTAGCACAGGGACGTTCAGGTCGCGGCAGGATTGGTTGTCGAAGGGTTGCGAGGTCAAAAAGATCAAGGATGTCGACTTTTGTCCGCTGCGAACCACCGCGTACAAAGAACCCGAAGAAGATTTCAACCACGTTGTGCACATGCAGTCTGAGGAGACTGTCACTGTTCATGAAATGGCCTTGCACAGCATCAAGTCGAGTAAGTTGCTTCTTGATTTCCGTTCCATCGAGTAGATATCCGGGAAATTCTCTGTAAGAAAAGTTGATTTTACGCTAATGCTTTTATTTCAAACGAAATACAGTTAAAGCTCGACCCAGCAACATGAACATGGGAGTCTCTGGAATCATTGGAATCCTGATGGTGGTCGGTCTAGTCGTAGGTTTAGTCGGCTGGGGTGCATACGCTTATCGCAATCCTCACAGTGCGTCCGGGCAAATGTTAATCAGGGTAAGAATCCATCCCGGTCATCGCCGTAAAAGCAACCAATACTTGACCAGTTCAGAAAAATGTTCTGCGTGAATAATAGTAAATGTTTCGTGGCTTACTTGTCCTTAATTGATATGAGAAAGTATATTTATCTATCACACCTTTTTCGGAAGATTATTACGTCTAGAAACATTATTTTTCACGTTTTCCTGAAAAATGGTCAACTGCTGATACGAGGTGAATTACCGGTGCTTTTACcctactgcggatttttatcaAAGACTCGATTAACACCGAATTGTTATGTTCGTTTGTTATGCAGTACCGACCAAGCCAGTGGAGTTGGCGAAGGGGTGAGGCACGTTACACGGCTGCAACGATTCACATGTGATCGGACGTTGCACTTGAAACGCAGTCAACAGTTAGTACAGAACTGTCGGACCAAATTTCCTACTAAATGTAAAACTGTACCAGGTTTTATACGCACGAGACCATTTGTCCGCAATGACGCGACCGTCGCGCCCGTTGATTGCCATAACAGAACGCGTGAGATCCGTTTCCATCGACTTTAATCAGAACAAGTATACTCAGCTTGTCGCATTGTTCCCCGAATCGATGGCAATTGAACCCGTTAGCGCGGCGAAGTTCTAGAACAGgaaaaggaaaaacaaaaagaTTTTCTCGAACGGACTCAGATCACGAAACCGTTCgtccaaaaaaaagaaaactaaaGTCACATTCGGTGTTTCATTGTTCTTAACTTTGCGCTAAACTCGTCCATCCTGATTATTTTTGATGACGGTGAGATATGACCACTCGAACTCTTTTTAATTTTAGAGAATTCGCGAGGCGACCGTGTCTATATAGTCCTGAATCGATTACTCTTTTATTTTCGAACCTCTCGCAGAGACCACTAGTTCTGTGTATGCAAGAATCTTATTCGCTCTAATCGAAttacagtcttccctcgcatagtgttacTACCTCGGAGGTATGGAGGCTCAGAAAGCGTAAAGGTAGGTTCTTTGATGttagccgaacgtagagaaagaCCGCGTGTTTAGTCTCGCTTGAATCGGAAAAATTTTACCAATCCGTTGGTAAAGGTTTCGTAATAGTATTAGTATTAGTATGGCGCATAAAAAAAGTAACACTATCCGTAGAGACGAAAGTgacactatgcgagggaagatTGTACACCCCGATTTCGTTCGGTTGATCGTAATAAAGGAAGCATTTCACACAAAATTGACCTCGCACGATGTGTTCAAAATACCGTCCTCGAATTAGCGATAATGTGAGCGAACCCTGTCAACGAATCTGGTGACCAAAATCATTGCACAGATACCACGTGCGTTTAGGAGAGTCGCGTGAGCCAAGCAAGCAGTCATGGTACGTTTACCATCGGTGATATACTAGcaaagaaaataatactatAACACATGATACGTATAAAATAAGGGAAACTCGCGTCGCTCGGAAAGTAGGATACAAACTATCCAGGAATGGCAAACGTGACTTTAACATGTATTAAGTAGGGACACGATTACAAATAAGTACCGATTAAGAACGAATCCGAAGCAATTCACTCTCCGAAAACAATTTCGAAATGCATCATGAGAAGAAAGCGAAGAACAATCGAGAAGGACGAGGTGTTGGAACACGAAAAGAGAACGGGGAGAACATTGAATTGCTGTGGATACTTGCGCCTAACGGGAAGAGTGTATAGATCGTTTTGTTTCGAGAACAAAATTAATCAGGTTGCACGGTTTATCGTACAGCGATCCGTaactatatacatataagaaAGAAGCGTGAAAACGAGCTCGGAACATTCTCTGTCGTGTAGAGGTTTGCCCGTGAAAATACCAAACTGATCTCCGCAACACATACTTTCTCGTAAGATTTTATTTCCCCGAGGTGTTTCAAACGAGCGAACGATAAAACGAGAAACAAAACAacaaagtagagagaaaaaggacGGAAAGGAGACCGGTATTATTTTTTTGTTGACTTCACGGAAACGTTCCCGCGACGTTTTCCCGTGTTGGTAGTGAACCGTTTTTAGCGTCGTCGAGAAACGGGCAAGAGAGTTGTTACTCCTTCGAACCCGGGTATCGAGAGCGTTTATGTGATTCTAGTATCATGTGGTATATCTTGTTATTGTTTAAGAATTCTTTTTTATCGTTACACGAACCGCAGtaattgtttatacatatatgaggtatacatacattatacatatataataaaacaCCGCGACATGAGAGAGCAATGTGTTAAAGAAATCAACAAATCGAGTTGATGAGAAATCATCGAACAAACAAGTTCCGATCTAGCCTGTCGAAGCTACAGTTCGTTCGATACACGCGAACGAACAAAATTCTGGATAACACGCgatttatagaagaaattttcattGTTCGCAACACATTCCAAAATAATGCGATTCCAACGaatattatgttatatatgGAGTATCTGTCGCGACATGTGTTTCTGAACTGTAGCTTcaatttatatacattttaagcaaatttataaataaatatatatatataaataattacctatatatatatacagatatattttacgaaaaatttttcgaaatacgAGCACCTTAAATTGTAATATGCATGAGGAAAGGCAAAACAATGGAAAACTCATATGTATCGATAACATTAGATCACCAGTGTATATAGTAGTGCATTAAagcaatataatttttatgtaattgtaagtataattaatgaaaaaaaaaagaaacaaaaaaggtGCCTTCGATCGACTTTTTTGATCCGTTTATCGGCGATAGACTATATTGGGTAAATAATTTTCTACTGGAATATCCGAGAGAGAAACTTTTAATTGTATAAAAACCACGAAATTGTAAGCGATAGGAGAAGATCCTCTGTTTTTACTGTAAACAGCGACGATTACAGAGATTAGACGATCCTTAGAGTTAATGTGTATTTGTGTGGCAgcgaatttttatatttgtaacAGTGTAGAATCGaatgatttttttttctaaCCATATTGAACGAACATCGTCTCCATACCATGAAATTATTTAGGGAGAAGGAAACAATTATAAACATCATGATTAATTTTTCTTACATAATTGTGTACGATTTTAACTCATAGTTTGtgataataaatattacaattattacaataCAAGTCGATTTGATTTCCATCGTTTATTTCAGCCACAGATTATTACTATATTTGTGACAAAGTTTTTATTAAAATCAAATTTAAATTCGTAATGCTTCTATGTataaagaagaatttaaaaaacagGATAGAAGAAGAATGGCGTAAAATTAGCAAGGATTATTTGCAAAGCAGGATTATATTAATATGACAAATCTAAGGCATCGTTATACAAAATGAAGGAGATACCCAACAAATATTAAGTAATTATACGGAaggtataattttatattttataacttGAACCAATAACGTGTCCCAATATTTTCGTGAcataaaattttgcattttttagaTTCTCCTCTTCTACTAAAGCAATTATTAATAAGAAACAAGCCGTGTTTTAGAAATACATAGTTTATACTGACCTTTAACATAATTTGACTTAGttattttgtgaaaattatatTGTGTCCCAATATTTTCGTGACTGTATATACTATATCACAGTATATgtggtatatgtatgtacatcccATCACTGTATGTACATTGATGTACATGTATGCTCAACTGGCTCAACCACACTCAACCATATGCTCAACCTCAAGCCTCAGCACTCAGCCTCATCAACTGTGTTTCTCTCCAGATACAAAATGGCAGCGCTCACAAAAGCCATACATATCTCGAAAAGTGTAAATAATGTAAGAAAGTTATTCGCAAATTTATCTTGCAATTCAGTTAGCAACTCAATTGCTCCTGCGATACACATTCGAAGGTCCGTTGCATACTTTTACGTTATTGTTTTAATTACCAAATGGAGTGCTTACAGGCAACAACTTCTACCGTATATTTGTTTATTCATCGATTGACATACACGCGAAG
This genomic stretch from Lasioglossum baleicum chromosome 4, iyLasBale1, whole genome shotgun sequence harbors:
- the L(1)g0289 gene encoding plexin domain containing lethal (1) G0289 — translated: MACERWCFNRGCDGPVRGWPCVLLLIALYMLEPGVADNEFNRYYQYDVGNSRGHSLAEDGSIEFSFVSDNEEQELERERRAAEDSLLDTSKALPQEPYTPTPASTLQQSTSEQPKPQPQPQQQSDQQQTQQQPPQQQQQQPEVAIDTRNTPANVSYSTDTGESTTVSSALTTSKNKQDNTNVIALRQSTVNATSARVLIPIQVGSNGRRLVLMPKTWTNATERTPEAGKTSAKVSTETTSEAADDDDESDTNIGDISIEKFSDLTNKTLLQHNITKMENDTHQYYNSSMFSISEAMGKKYWVDMDNHPDLKVNNLLSQSHRRATTVKLKFDFPFYGHKVRNITIATGGFLYTGEYVHSWLAATQYIAPLMANFDTRLSNDSFVKYADNGTAFTVEWEKVILHDKPDAGPFTFQVTLHQNGNIVFVYSVIPLMVKMIEDTAHPVKVGLSDAYIMDRIVFFVRRKTIYEYHRVNFNRQDIRNWTVIYLSALPTCLEIDNCKDCLTKLNDFDCKWCTLLNQCSTGTFRSRQDWLSKGCEVKKIKDVDFCPLRTTAYKEPEEDFNHVVHMQSEETVTVHEMALHSIKSIKARPSNMNMGVSGIIGILMVVGLVVGLVGWGAYAYRNPHSASGQMLIRYRPSQWSWRRGEARYTAATIHM